In Promicromonospora sp. Populi, one genomic interval encodes:
- a CDS encoding sensor histidine kinase has product MERLYAGWGQQVRWWDAAFGVIVALTAVALVLEGTRGSRLAVAYAALAAIVVAYAVWGARAARSRDQRPAVAYLVVLVLGTGVAVSQGGVAQFLMFIAFAQVWMLLTSIRRGVVGCVVLGVAVTIGVSAGYGFDPAVLGQVAPQMAVTLVFAIGLGLWFHVAMQRAEEHARLLDQLQAAQAELARSNHEAGVTAERERLAREIHDTLAQGFTSVVMQAQAATAALDLGDDGAVRERLHVVEDTARENLAEARALVAAFAPVALQDASLPQALGRLGSRFAEETGLAVTVETDRVGALTPAVEVVLLRAAQEAFANVRRHAQARSVVVRLGRAEGEVTLTVSDDGRGLGADVADGFGLAGMRERVRSAGGTLAVGPGDGGGTTLRARVPVDGPANGSVDTTTGTQGVAR; this is encoded by the coding sequence ATGGAGCGCCTGTACGCCGGGTGGGGGCAGCAGGTGCGGTGGTGGGATGCGGCGTTCGGCGTGATCGTGGCGCTGACCGCCGTCGCCCTCGTGCTGGAGGGGACGCGGGGCTCGCGGCTCGCCGTCGCGTACGCGGCGCTGGCGGCGATCGTCGTGGCCTACGCGGTATGGGGCGCCCGGGCAGCCCGTTCGCGGGACCAGCGGCCCGCCGTCGCGTACCTGGTGGTGCTGGTCCTGGGCACGGGAGTGGCGGTGTCGCAGGGCGGCGTGGCCCAGTTCTTGATGTTCATCGCGTTCGCGCAGGTGTGGATGCTGCTGACGTCGATCCGGCGGGGTGTGGTCGGCTGCGTGGTGCTCGGGGTGGCGGTGACGATCGGCGTCTCGGCGGGGTACGGCTTCGACCCCGCTGTCCTGGGCCAGGTGGCGCCGCAGATGGCGGTGACGCTCGTGTTCGCGATCGGGCTGGGGCTCTGGTTCCACGTGGCGATGCAGCGTGCCGAGGAGCACGCGCGGCTTCTCGACCAGCTGCAGGCGGCGCAGGCTGAGCTGGCGCGCTCGAACCACGAGGCCGGGGTGACCGCCGAGCGGGAGCGGCTCGCCCGGGAGATCCACGACACCCTCGCCCAGGGGTTCACGAGCGTGGTCATGCAGGCCCAGGCCGCGACGGCCGCCCTTGATCTCGGGGACGACGGCGCGGTGCGTGAGCGCCTGCACGTCGTCGAGGACACGGCCCGCGAAAACCTGGCCGAGGCCCGCGCCCTGGTGGCCGCGTTTGCCCCCGTAGCGCTGCAGGACGCGTCGCTCCCGCAGGCGCTGGGCCGCCTCGGGAGCCGGTTCGCGGAGGAGACCGGCCTGGCCGTGACCGTCGAGACCGATCGGGTCGGGGCGCTCACGCCGGCGGTCGAGGTGGTGCTGCTGCGGGCGGCGCAGGAGGCGTTCGCGAACGTGCGTCGGCACGCGCAGGCACGCTCCGTCGTCGTGCGGCTGGGGCGTGCCGAGGGAGAGGTGACGCTCACGGTGTCGGACGACGGCCGGGGCCTCGGCGCGGATGTCGCCGACGGGTTCGGGCTGGCCGGCATGCGGGAGCGTGTGCGGTCGGCGGGCGGCACGCTCGCGGTCGGCCCGGGGGACGGCGGCGGCACGACGCTGCGCGCCCGGGTCCCGGTGGACGGGCCGGCCAACGGATCGGTCGACACGACAACAGGAACACAGGGGGTGGCGCGATGA
- a CDS encoding ABC transporter permease codes for MTGTTSTTPRKLPGTLRLGLVRAGVELLQFVRERDSMIFGFAYPIVMLAIFATVFGDDDPIVANGVTVSFAQYFLPGMVATGVMLSTYQTLAISIAVERDDGSLKRLRATPLPATSYFLGKIFLSLVTVLVQTALLLAVAALVFDVPLPDDAGRWATFAWVFVLGTAAGAVCGVAYSSVPRSGRSASAVVVAPLLVLQFTSGVFFSVSQIPGWMLDLSALFPLKWIAQGMRSVFLPDAFAAAEPVGAWQPGATAAVLAAWLVVGLVVGTRTFRWRRHDDG; via the coding sequence ATGACCGGCACAACCTCGACCACACCCCGGAAGCTGCCCGGCACGCTCCGCCTCGGGCTGGTGCGCGCCGGCGTGGAGCTGCTGCAGTTCGTGCGCGAGCGCGACTCGATGATCTTCGGCTTCGCCTATCCCATAGTCATGCTCGCGATCTTCGCGACGGTGTTCGGCGACGACGACCCGATCGTCGCGAACGGCGTCACCGTGAGCTTCGCGCAGTACTTCCTGCCCGGCATGGTCGCGACCGGCGTCATGCTCTCCACCTACCAGACGCTCGCGATCTCGATCGCGGTCGAGCGCGACGACGGTTCGCTCAAGCGCCTGCGTGCGACGCCGCTGCCCGCCACGTCGTACTTCCTGGGCAAGATCTTCCTGTCGCTGGTCACCGTGCTGGTGCAGACCGCCCTGCTGCTCGCGGTCGCCGCCCTCGTCTTCGACGTCCCCCTGCCCGACGACGCCGGCCGCTGGGCCACGTTCGCCTGGGTGTTCGTGCTCGGCACGGCGGCCGGGGCGGTGTGCGGCGTCGCCTACTCGTCGGTGCCCCGCTCCGGCCGGTCCGCGAGCGCCGTGGTGGTGGCGCCGCTGCTGGTGCTGCAGTTCACGTCGGGGGTGTTCTTCTCGGTGAGCCAGATCCCGGGCTGGATGCTGGACCTGTCGGCGCTGTTCCCGCTCAAGTGGATAGCGCAGGGGATGCGGTCCGTGTTCCTGCCGGACGCCTTCGCCGCGGCCGAACCGGTCGGGGCCTGGCAGCCCGGGGCGACGGCTGCTGTACTGGCGGCATGGCTGGTCGTGGGGCTCGTGGTAGGTACGCGGACGTTCCGGTGGCGACGGCACGATGACGGCTGA
- a CDS encoding ABC transporter ATP-binding protein, whose translation MQTSDPLAVRVRGLRKRYGTPRTGYKDAVDGLDLDVAPGEIVAVLGPNGAGKTTTVEILEGFRDRDDGSVSVLGEDPRDGGRAWRARIGVVGQESRDLYELTVTEIVRAAAAYYPDPRDPAEVIAAVGLTEKARTRTRGLSGGQRRRLDVALGIVGRPELLFLDEPTTGFDPQARHSFWDLVTGLREGGTTILLTTHYLDEAAQLADRVIVVRDGVVVAQGTPDSLGGPEARTPVVAWDDGGVRRTERTERPTAVVGRLMAQAGPDGEVPGLSVTRPTLEDVYLSLIGETLTDDVKVEAAR comes from the coding sequence ATGCAGACCTCCGACCCCCTGGCCGTGCGAGTACGCGGCCTCCGCAAGCGGTACGGCACCCCTCGCACCGGATACAAGGACGCCGTCGACGGCCTGGACCTCGACGTCGCCCCCGGCGAGATAGTGGCGGTCCTCGGCCCCAACGGCGCGGGCAAGACCACCACGGTGGAGATCCTTGAGGGTTTCCGCGACCGGGACGACGGCTCCGTCTCCGTGCTCGGCGAGGACCCGCGCGACGGCGGGCGGGCGTGGCGGGCGCGGATCGGCGTCGTCGGGCAGGAATCCCGGGACCTGTACGAGCTCACCGTCACGGAGATCGTGCGCGCGGCGGCCGCGTACTACCCCGACCCGCGGGACCCGGCCGAGGTGATCGCCGCCGTCGGGCTCACGGAGAAGGCCCGAACGCGGACCCGCGGGCTGTCGGGCGGGCAGCGGCGCAGGCTCGACGTGGCGCTCGGGATCGTCGGGCGGCCCGAGCTGCTGTTCCTGGACGAGCCCACCACCGGGTTCGACCCGCAGGCCCGGCACTCCTTCTGGGACCTCGTGACCGGGCTGCGGGAGGGCGGCACCACGATCCTGCTCACCACGCACTACCTGGACGAGGCCGCCCAGCTCGCCGACCGGGTGATCGTCGTGCGCGACGGAGTGGTGGTGGCTCAGGGCACACCCGACAGCTTGGGCGGGCCCGAGGCCCGCACCCCGGTGGTCGCGTGGGACGACGGCGGCGTGCGGCGCACCGAGCGGACCGAGCGGCCCACCGCCGTCGTCGGCCGGCTGATGGCGCAGGCAGGGCCCGACGGCGAGGTACCCGGCCTGTCCGTGACCCGCCCGACGCTCGAAGACGTGTACCTGTCCCTGATCGGCGAGACCCTGACCGACGACGTGAAAGTTGAGGCGGCGCGATGA
- the secE gene encoding preprotein translocase subunit SecE — MSDTEVIQSAAERPSKGGGNIFARIALFVRQVVAELKKVVSPTRSELVTYTTVVLVFLIVVMIFVVALDYAFGMLAGWVFA, encoded by the coding sequence GTGAGCGACACCGAGGTCATCCAGAGCGCCGCGGAGCGTCCGAGCAAGGGCGGCGGCAACATCTTCGCCCGAATCGCGCTCTTCGTGCGCCAGGTGGTGGCCGAGCTCAAGAAGGTCGTCTCACCGACGCGTTCCGAGCTCGTGACGTACACCACCGTTGTGCTCGTCTTCCTGATCGTGGTCATGATCTTCGTGGTCGCGCTGGACTACGCGTTCGGCATGCTCGCCGGCTGGGTCTTCGCCTGA
- the nusG gene encoding transcription termination/antitermination protein NusG: protein MSQDSLDQTENVSPPAGDEATVDAPLDAENTDVLADAETDVETTDDETTDDGEVEGDATDERPVDADGDVIVDEVEEFKRTLRSQFGDWYVIHSYAGYEKRVKTNLENRIQSLNMEDFIFQVEVPMEEVAEIKNAQKKIVSRVRIPGYVLVRMDLTDESWGAVRHTPGVTGFVGHTHQPVPLSFDEIYSMLAPSMLPKQTEAGQSAAGGGGATGGKAPVHVDFEVGESVTVTDGPFDTLPASISEINVEAQKLKVLVSIFGRETPVELGFNQVAKI from the coding sequence GTGTCTCAGGACTCTCTGGACCAGACGGAGAACGTCTCGCCTCCCGCCGGCGACGAGGCGACCGTCGACGCGCCCTTGGACGCCGAGAACACGGACGTGCTTGCGGACGCCGAGACCGACGTCGAGACCACGGACGACGAGACCACGGACGACGGTGAGGTCGAGGGCGACGCCACCGACGAGCGCCCCGTTGACGCCGACGGCGACGTCATCGTGGACGAGGTCGAGGAGTTCAAGCGAACCCTCCGCTCCCAGTTCGGCGACTGGTACGTCATCCACTCGTACGCCGGCTACGAGAAGCGTGTGAAGACCAACCTCGAGAACCGGATCCAGAGCCTGAACATGGAAGATTTCATCTTCCAGGTCGAGGTTCCGATGGAAGAGGTCGCCGAGATCAAGAACGCGCAGAAGAAGATCGTGAGCCGGGTTCGCATCCCGGGCTACGTCCTCGTGCGCATGGACCTGACCGACGAGTCGTGGGGCGCCGTGCGGCACACGCCGGGTGTCACGGGCTTCGTCGGGCACACGCACCAGCCGGTGCCGCTGAGCTTCGACGAGATCTACTCGATGCTCGCGCCGTCGATGCTGCCGAAGCAGACCGAGGCCGGCCAGTCGGCCGCCGGTGGCGGCGGGGCGACCGGTGGCAAGGCCCCGGTCCACGTCGACTTCGAGGTCGGCGAGTCGGTGACCGTGACCGACGGTCCGTTCGACACGCTGCCCGCCTCGATCTCCGAGATCAACGTCGAGGCCCAGAAGCTCAAGGTCCTCGTCTCAATCTTCGGCCGGGAGACCCCGGTCGAGCTGGGGTTCAACCAGGTCGCCAAGATCTGA